Proteins from a single region of Homalodisca vitripennis isolate AUS2020 unplaced genomic scaffold, UT_GWSS_2.1 ScUCBcl_1703;HRSCAF=5658, whole genome shotgun sequence:
- the LOC124372026 gene encoding uncharacterized protein LOC124372026, which translates to MRLRPMIKRDQFSTAHQFVLNRLSSSENGLRASPGRYKLATSRPQAQRPLAVISYHGAHSACHGIQRIPVPRFSGRRICRYARGRQVVQLHTGTVGSRDEGATSPGVTSGWRD; encoded by the coding sequence ATGAGGCTGAGGCCGATGATTAAGCGAGATCAGTTCTCTACCGCACACCAGTTTGTGCTCAACCGACTATCTAGCAGTGAAAACGGCCTGAGGGCGTCCCCTGGACGCTACAAGTTAGCGACAAGTCGCCCCCAGGCCCAACGCCCGCTCGCAGTGATCTCGTATCACGGAGCGCATTCCGCTTGCCATGGAATACAGCGTATCCCCGTGCCCCGGTTCTCGGGGCGACGGATTTGCCGGTACGCGCGGGGACGGCAGGTCGTCCAACTCCACACGGGCACAGTCGGCAGTCGCGATGAAGGCGCGACTTCACCTGGCGTCACTAGTGGCTGGCGCGACTGA